The nucleotide sequence TTTAATTTTTTATCGGCATAATAATATAGGTAAAATTAGCCAATGCCTCGCCGGTTTTTTCATCCAACTCGCGAATGGCCACTGGAGATGAATCACTATTCGCCGATAAAGATAGTTTATTGGAATTAATCACATTAATCCCTTCGAGAAAATATTTCAGATTAAAAACAATCTCTTGAGAGTCTCCCTGTGCCTTAAAATCAATTTCTGTTGAGTTTTCTCCCACCTCAGCACTCTTAGTGTCAATCAGGATTTTATTTTCACTCGCGTCAATTTTAAGCACCACTTCATTGGATTTTGTACTCACAAAAACGCCGGCAATTTTCAGGGCATTTTGGAGGGTTTTTTTCTCCCCAATAATAGTGGTTTTGTAAGTTTGCGGCATAATATGCTTATATTCAGGATATTTCCCATTAATTAGGCGCGAAACCAATTTCAATTCCCCCACTTCAAAGAAAATTTGTCCCTCTTCAATAAATATCTTCACTGAAGCATCTTCAAGGTTATTGGAAATTATCCGATTCAACTCTAAAAGTGTGTTGGTCGGGATAATAATATTTTTTGTTTTTTCCACAAATTCAATATACCTCTCTTTATTTAAATTATTATCATTTAATTTTAAAATATATTCTGACAAACGAAAACCATCTGTGGCGGCAAAAAACAACTCTTTTTCCCCAAAAATAACATTCACCCCAGTCAATTCCTGACGCGCTTCATTATGCGCGACGGAAATCAAAATCTTGGAAAAAATATCTTTCAATTGGGAAATTGCGATCTCCATCACCATTTCCGTGTTTTTTTGCGGAATTAATGGAAAATCCTCTGCGGAAAAACCCTTAATAATCGCTTTCGTTGAACCATCTTTAATTTTCAAACTATTATCCACAACCTCCATCTCAATATTTTCACCCTCAATTAAGCTATTAGAAAAATTACTAAGAAGTTTAGCTGGAATGGTGATTTTTCCCTCCTTTTCTATTTTCGCTCCAATCCTCACTTCAATCCCAATTTCCAAATTAGTGGCAGTTATTTTTAGAAAACTCTTATTTGCTTCTAAGAGAATATTATTCAAAATTGGTAGTGTGGTTTGCTTAGAAACTACTCGTTCTGAATTAGTGATCGCTTTTTTGAAGTTGTCCTGTGTACAGATTAATTTCATGAGTTTATTATTATCTTATTATATATATAAAATTATTATTACTATTATTATGCAGGGGTTATTTGTGGATAACTCACTAAATTGTTTTGGACAGTGGAAAGTTAGGTGAGATTGACTGTGGATAACTCTAGTTTTTTATGTTGAATGGGTTGTGGATAGTTTTGGTGTTTTGGTGTGTGGTGTTTTATTTTGGCAGGTTATAAACAATGTTACTAGTAGGATGTTCACTAGTTTTAGGTTGTATTATAACAACTTGTCCACAGTTTATTAGTCTAATTTGTAAATTTGGTCTTTAATTTGGGAAATTTCTTCATTTAGTTTGGCATCAGTAAGGATGTTTTTGGAGATTTTTTCAAAAGCATGGATAGCAGTGGTGTGATCACGACCACCTAATTTTTCCCCAATACCGGGATAGGAAAATTCCAATTCACTCCGCAAGAGGTACATCGCCACTTGTCGGGGACGAACTATTTCTTTTTTGCGATTTTTAAGGATGAGATCAGATTGATCAATGTCATAAAAATTGGAAACCGCTTTTATGATATGCTTATGGGTAATTCCCTTTTTTATGCCGCTGGAAATTAGTTCGGATAATTGGTTTTTGGCA is from Parcubacteria group bacterium and encodes:
- the dnaN gene encoding DNA polymerase III subunit beta: MKLICTQDNFKKAITNSERVVSKQTTLPILNNILLEANKSFLKITATNLEIGIEVRIGAKIEKEGKITIPAKLLSNFSNSLIEGENIEMEVVDNSLKIKDGSTKAIIKGFSAEDFPLIPQKNTEMVMEIAISQLKDIFSKILISVAHNEARQELTGVNVIFGEKELFFAATDGFRLSEYILKLNDNNLNKERYIEFVEKTKNIIIPTNTLLELNRIISNNLEDASVKIFIEEGQIFFEVGELKLVSRLINGKYPEYKHIMPQTYKTTIIGEKKTLQNALKIAGVFVSTKSNEVVLKIDASENKILIDTKSAEVGENSTEIDFKAQGDSQEIVFNLKYFLEGINVINSNKLSLSANSDSSPVAIRELDEKTGEALANFTYIIMPIKN